The following DNA comes from Cucumis sativus cultivar 9930 chromosome 7, Cucumber_9930_V3, whole genome shotgun sequence.
AACCTCAATATATTACTGTCAAATCCCTGTCTTTACAAATTAcaccaaacaaaaaaggactaagaaaaggagaaaaaaaaagaaaaaaaccattagCATAGAAGTCTACAGCCAGACTAAAAGAAAGTGGAGCTCTCTATACAACTTATGAAATGATCATTCAGAGCCAACCTTGAGACTTCAATACTGAGGTGGGGGATAAACTCCGGGGTAAGGACCTGAACAACaatacataaacaaactaAGTTTTGGTTCCATTGTGATTTcataaaatagaacatttgTGGATTAGACATGTATTTACCTGGAGGATAGAAAGGTGAGGCTTGTGGAGGTGGTGGGTAAGGATTGGGAGGATAAGCCGAGGGAGGTGGGGGGTACGATGTGGGAGGATACCCAGAGGGATATGGGGAGGAATACATGGATGTTTGATATGTTCCAGAGCTGGGTGGGTAAGAAGGATAGGGAGATTGGAATGATGCATAGGGTGTAGGAGTAGGAGGAGGATACGCTGTTGGGTGTGCCGGTGACGGCGGGGGCATCGTAATGTATGCAGGGACTTGGGGTGGAGTAGGTACATGAAATGGTGGTGCCGAGGGCGCAAAACTTGATGTAGGTCTCTGTAATCAAAACAAATAGGTCATCCCTTTGCTTATGATTTGAATGCTACACAAATAGAAACAGTAGTGAACTGTTTTTGACCAGTAACTAAAGTTATGATACAAACTCCACTTACATTGGCATTTGCAAAATGTAGTATCAGTCGTACTTCCCCAGCATGTCTACACAACAAGATGAAAGtgacaattaaaattttcagattttggaCTAATAGGAAATGATGTTATTTGATGATGCTTGTCAAAGTATCATATCATAATGATAACGAAAACAGAACATCGAAATTCCCACATGATCCAGACAAATCACAGATAACAAAGTGAATCTCAAGCAGAAGAGTTGTTATCATTCAAaacctaacaaaaaaaaaaaaatcaaacttcttGGGGTTTCTTGTCAAATGAAGACATGATTCTATTTGCGTTCATGCGAGCAATTTCACCATAAGATAGGCAGGGTAATGGAAAAGGAGACTGCTCGTATTCTCACTTTGTTTGTTGATAAATGAATTGAGGCTAAGGCCTATCAGATGGCTGTGCCAAACTCGATAGGTTTACAATAAGATTAACCTAACCTTAAAGCATAGAAGATCCATGACACGCAATGCCCACAAAATGTTTACAAAGCATTGCTATCAGAACATACGCCTTTTCTTATTGAGAAAGGTGGAGAAAAACTACAACAACCATACTCATTGTGATTATGACCAGTGATAGACTTAATTGCAAGAAATCAAGGGACCATAGATggattattttcaaaacaattatctgcttatattacaaaaaaattccTCCAAACTATGGTCTAGTGATTCGTATTGTAACCAATGTTCAAATTAAGGTGTTCTTTGCGAGAAGATAAAAGTTCAACTGTTTTAGAAATAAGCcattcaaaactattttataaacataacattcaataaacaaaagcaaaacTTTGAGCCACAAGTTGCATGCATGTCAAAGCTTCTAACATGGTTATAAAAgggaaaattttatcaaacaaattctTAGTTGTATCATACAATACCTGCCAGTTTTAGTTTGAAGTGACCATGAGCTATCAT
Coding sequences within:
- the LOC101217489 gene encoding leucine-rich repeat extensin-like protein 3, translating into MSTFAIQGQPLEVTVIGCTKLKDTEWISRQDPYVFLEYGSTKFRTTTCTDGGRNPTFQEKFVFSLIEGLREINVTVWNSNTVTYDDFIGNGKIQLAKVLAEGYDDSSWSLQTKTGRHAGEVRLILHFANANRPTSSFAPSAPPFHVPTPPQVPAYITMPPPSPAHPTAYPPPTPTPYASFQSPYPSYPPSSGTYQTSMYSSPYPSGYPPTSYPPPPSAYPPNPYPPPPQASPFYPPGPYPGVYPPPQY